The Chryseobacterium sp. JV274 sequence TCATCAACAATCTTGTATTTGATGGGAAACATTTGGCTACAGTGGATGTAACGGGTAAAGATGTTCCGTTCCCGGATTTCAACAGTTATAGAAACGATTACAATTCGGTGCCTTCACTTTCTCAGAAGCAGATTCCAACCATCAACTATACCGGTAAAGATGCAAAAATTCCAATCGTTTATAAAGCGAATATCTCTTATACCCATTTCTTCAATGAAAGATTCAGAGCCGGAATTGCAGGATATATGGCATTAGGTAGAAATAATTACTATTACTATGACAGAAACATGGTGGCGAATCCGTTCTTTACATTAGCTAATGAGGGAGGAAGAGGTGTATTCATTCCTACAGGTGCTATTACCAATAATGCCAATAACAGTGTAAGTTTCGACTGGAAACAAGGAAGAATCAATAACAACTTTGGAAGAGTATTGGAATTGGCAAGTGATGGTAAAGTAAACCAGTTCTCCTTCGTAATAGATACGAGTTACCGTTACTGGAAAGATGGAGAAATCACGGCAAGTTATACATGGTCTGATATCAAAGACAATACTTCTTACAACGGAAATGTAGCGAACTCTGCAACATTATCTACGATGATTCAGAGTGATCCGAGAGACTTAAGAATGACTTATTCTGACAACCAGTTTCGTAATAAAGTGGTGATCTATGGTAACTCTCCTACCATTGCCGGATTTACATTAGGAATCAGATATTCAGGAATTGGAGGTACCCGTTTTTCTGCTACAACAGGAGGAAATATCAATGGTGACTTCGTAGATTCCAATGACCTTGCTTTTATTTTCCCGAATCTTACCAAATCTATTTTGGATGATCCGCAGGTAGGACAGGCTCTGAAAGATTATATCAACGAGTATAATGGTAAAATTGCAGAACGTAACGGAGGTAAGAATGGTTTCTATGGAGTTTGGGATGTTCGTGTAGCGAAGAAAATAAAACTTGATAAAGTAGGAGCTTTTGAACTTTCTGTAGATATCTTCAATGTGGCGAACCTACTTAACAAAGAATGGGGAGTCAACAATTCATACACAAACACATCTTTGTATAAAGTAACCAGGTTTAATAAGGATACCATGCAGTATGAGTATGCCAAAAACGTAAGTGGAGGTGGTTTGGTTCCTATGTCCGGAAATCCATATCAGATCCAGATTGGTGCGAAGTATTCCTTCTAAACAATTATCTTTTTTAACCACTGAAGACATAAAAGAAATATAAATGACTCTTCTTACTATTAGTTTAAAATCTTTTATGTCTTTGTGGTTTCCATATTTTAATACCTACCTTTATCAGAAAGTTTCAGGACTTTTTTAAATTATCTAAATTATATTATGAAAAATTTTATCTTAGGGTTAGCAGTTTTAAGTACAGTTATGATGAAAGCACAAACCCAGATCATTGCCCATAGAGGATATTTCCAGACACAGCCTTCTACAACGGAGAACTCGCTTCAATCATTGGAAAATGCTCAGAAATTAAAAATTTATGGGTCTGAATTTGATGTAAGAATGACAAAAGATGGTGTATTGGTGATCAATCACGATGAACATCATGGTAAGATGGAAATTTCAGAAGCTACGTTCAAAGAATTGGAAGCATTGAAATTATCCAATGGAGAAAAGTTTCCTACGTTAAAAGATTATTTGAAACAGGGAAAAAAAGATAAAGCTCTGAAGCTGATCGTTGAGATCAAACCAGCCAAGACTCCGGAAATTGAAAATGAGATCACACAGAAAACAATCAAGATGATCAGGGATATGAAGCTGGAATCTCAGAGTGAGTTTATTTCTTTCAGCCTTAATATCTGTAAAGAGATCAAAAAGCTGGCACCTTCCTTTAAAGTACAATACCTGAACGGTGAGCTGTCTCCTGAACAGATCAAAAAAGAAGGATTGGATGGTATGGATTATCACTATAGTGTTTTCCAGAAAAACCCTACCTGGATTGTTGAAGCAAAGGCATTAGGATTAATTACCAATTCATGGACAGTAAATGATGTTGCTGTATACGATGAGTTGAAAAAACAAGGAATCGGGTTTGTAACAACCAATATTCCTGATCAGTTAAAGAATAAATAGTAATTGAAAATCCTTCACAAATAGTACAAATGAAGGGCAAAATATTCCCCTCTTCCGGAGGGGTGGTGAAAATTCAAAGAATTTTTGAAGGGGTGGTTTACAAAACCTTCTCAACCATTCGCCAGTAATCAACAATTTAAACAGTCTGTCCCTTATAAAGAGACAGACTGTTCTTTTTTAAGGGGTAAATAAAAAACAGTATGATTAAATTTGATTTATTGTATTGTAAATCAAATAAATATGTATTTTGTGTGGTATTATCTCAAGGAAAGACAATAAAGATACGTAAATAGGCTTGTAAACTGGTATTAAAAAAACTTAATTACTTAAGTGTTTATTAATTAGATTCTTATGTAATGTTATTAAGGCTGAATTAATATATGGTTTAATGTTTTTTTAAGAAACGTTAAAACTGTGTTAAGGTCATCCTTATAATGTCGTTTTAATTTTGCGCAAACAAAAAGGAAATGCGTAAAGAGACACAAAAACTGTTAGTTTTGTCACTGTTGGGATTCGTCAGTGTTAATCTGGCAGCTCAGCAGAAAGCTAAAAAAGACACAGTTAAAGGACTTGATGAAGTAGTAGTAACTGCTTTGGGAATCAAGAGACATGACAGAGCTTTGGGGTATGTTGCCGAGAAAGTAGATGCCAAAACATTTGAAGAAACCCAAAATAACAACTGGGCACAATCTATGGAGGGGAAAGTGGCAGGTCTTAAAATTCAGACTGCAGGAGCAGGGCCGCTTGGAACTTCCAGAATTACTTTGAGAGGAGAAAAATCCATTATGATGGATCATAACTATGCTCTTATTGTAGTGGATGGCGTTCCATTGGGGAATTCTACCACAGGTTCTGGTACTGCAGCATACGGAGCAGGTTCCGGAGGAGATGTTCCTATTGATCTCGGAAACGGATTAAACAGCATCAATCCGGATGATATTGAATCTGTAACGGTATTAAAAGGAGCTTCTGCAGCCGCATTATACGGATCCCGTGCCGCCAACGGAGCCTTAATGATCACTACAAAATCCGGAAAAACGAAAAACGGAAAACTGAGAGTAACCTTCAATTCTTCCTCAAGCTTTGATTCCGTATTGAAATGGCCGGACTACCAGTATGAATACGGACAGGGAACTCTGGCAACCAATACGGCAGGAAACTTTTACTATTCTTATGGCCTTTCCGCAGACGGACCAAGTACAGGAGGTACAAGTAGTGCTTTCGGACCTAAATTCGCCGGACAGTATTATTTTCAATATGACCCCAATGTATTGGGACAAAGTAAGGAAAGACAATTGTGGAGACCTTATGAAAATAACATTAAAGGCTTCTGGCAAACAGGTTCTACCTACTCAAACAGCATTTCAGTAGAAAGCTCAAATGACAAAACAAGTTTCAGATCTTCACTTACCTATCTTAATAATGAGTGGATGATGCCGAATACAGGCTTTGACAGATTCAATTTTGCCCTGTCTTTTGCCCATCAGCTTACCCAAAAATTAAAAATCTCTACAAAATTTGCTTATAATACTACTTCCAGTGATAACCTTCCTGCGACGGGATATAACAACCAGTCGATCTCTTATTTCATGATCTTCCAAAATCCCAATGTGGATCTGGAATGGTATAAGCCCATCTGGAAACCGGGTCAGGAACAGGTTGACCAAATCCATCCTTTCAGCTCATTTATTGACAATCCATATATGATCGCTTACGAAATGTTGAATGGGGTCAGAAAAAAGACCATTACAGGAAACATTACGGCAGATTATCAGTTTAATAAGAATTTCAGTGTAATGCTGAGGTCAGGTATTGAAATTCTGAATGAAAAAAGAACAACCAAAAGACCATGGAGTTCTGCAAACTATCTGAAAGGTTTCTACAGAGAACAGTTTATCAAAAATCAGGAATATAACAACGACCTTTTATTCTCTTACAAAGCAGATTGGAATAAATTCAGTATTTCTGCCTCTGCAGGAGGAAGTATCCGTTATAATGAATACCTGATGACAGATTATCAGGCAATAGGATTGAAAACAGCCGGCGAATACAGCCTTACCAATGCGCTTTCAATTCCGGTTAAATATCCGGCACCAAGAGACAAACATGTAGACAGTGTTTATGGATTACTAACGCTGGGATATGACAATAAAATATTTGTGGACGTTACCGGAAGAAATGACTGGAGTTCTACACTTCCGAAGCAAAACAGATCCTTCTTTTATCCTTCAGTGAGTACCAGTTTCATTCTATCAGATATTTTTAACCTGAAAAGTAATAATCTGAATTTATGGAAACTGAGAGCTTCATGGGCGAAAGTAGGGATAGACAGTGATCCTTATCTTTTGGATAACTACTATACAGCAAGTAATATTACCGGAAGTGTGGTGGCGCCTACTACTTTCAATAACCCTTCCCTTAAACCTGAAAAAAATACCAATATTGAAGCAGGTATGGATTTCAGCCTTTTCAAGAATAGGTTGAATATTAATCTTACCGCTTATCAGAACATGAGTGAAAACCAGATTATTCCTGTTTCACTGCCTTCTGAAAGCGGATATTCCAAAAGAGTGATCAATGCAGGGAAAATCAGAAACAGAGGACTTGAACTTTCAGCTGATATCTTAGCTGTGAAAGGTGAAAGCTTCTCATGGAAAGTAGGCGGGAACTGGTCTACCAACGAAAACAGGGTGATGACTTTACCTGAAGGATTTGACGGAATTGTTTCCAACGTAGGAGATGTTGTCTTCTATAAAATGGAAGTGGGTGGTTCTCTTGGAGACATGTATGGATTTAAATTATTAAGAACTCCGGACGGAAAAGTAATTTACGGAGACAACGGACTTCCGGGAAGACCTGCAGATATTGAAAAAGTAGGAAATGCATTCCCGAAATGGAGAGCCGGTCTTCAGAATGATTTCAAGATCAAAAACTTTACGATCAGCTTCTCGTTTGACGGTCAGTATGGTGGAATTGCTTATTCTCAGTCGCATCATAAAATGTCCGAACAGGGTAAACTGAAATCTACTCTTCCGGGAAGAGATAATCCTGGTGGAATGATTGTAGGAGACGGTGTTGTTCAGAATCCTGACGGATCTTTCAGCCCGAATATAAAAGGAGTACTGGTATCTTCTTATTATGGAGATTACTATAGAAGAGCCAATGTGGAAACCAACAGCTTCAGCACAGATTTTATTAAGCTGAGAGATGCAAGAATCGCTTACTCTTTCCCGAAAGAGACCATAAAATCTCTGGGTCTGGATGATCTTACTCTTGCTATTTTCGGAAAAAATCTTTGGATGTGGACGAAGTTCCCATTGTTTGACCCTGAAGTCGCTACGCTGGATAATGCAACCATTACTCCGGGAGTAGAGATGGGGCAGCTTCCAACTGCAAGAACAGTTGGGTTTCAGTTAAATCTTAAATTCTAAAATCGTTAAAAATGAAAAAAATAATCATAAATCTGACATTGGCTGTTTCTGTTTTTATGCTTCAGTCCTGCGACAGAACATTTGAAGAAATCAATACAGATACCAGCAAAATAAAAGATCCTTCTGTGGGAAGTCTTCTTGCTCCCATCCAGTATGAAATGGGAAGCTATGGCTATAACAGAGCAGATGATTTCACTTTTGATATCATGCAGATTGCTTTAGACTTTCCGAATGAAGGAAATACCTACAGCAGATATTATATGGACGAAAAAAGTGGTAACGGATACTGGAATACCTCTTATAAATGGCTTAAGCAGGTAAGTGATCTTAGGAAATATGCTGAGAAAGAACAGAATAATAATTATCTGGCCATATCAATGGTCCTGAATGCATGGATTGCTTCCAACCTCACTGATGCTTTCGGTGATGTACCTTTATCTGAAGCAGTGAAGATTGAAGAAAATATTTTAAGACCGAAATATGATAAGCAGAAGGACATCTACATTCAGCTCTTAAATGATCTGAAAACAGCCAATTCACTATTCAACACAAACCAGGCATTAGCAGAAACAGATTTGTTTTACAATGCCAATACCAACAGCCAGACCGGTATCTTAGGATGGAAGAAATTCTGTAATTCTCTTTCATTGAGATTATTAACGAGAATTTTAAGCAGAAACGGTGAAGTAAATGTGCATGAAAGAATTCAGGAGATTATCAATAATCCTGCACAATATCCTGTTTTTCAAAATAATACAGACAGTGCAGTGCTGCCACTTTCAGGAGTATCTCCATATTTGCCGCCAATTGCCCGCCCTCAGGATTTTACAGCTTACAGATCAGCAGGTGAGTTTTTTGTAAATGCTATGAAAGATAATAATGATCCAAGGCTGAGTATGTTTTTTACGAAAGCGAAAGCAACTACCGGGGAAGATCTTGGATATAAAGGAGCTCCGTCAGGATATGCTTTAGGAACAGCTTTCAACTACCAGCCTTCTAACCTTAATCAGAATCTGGCGAAAACACCTTTAAAAATATTAATCATGACCTATTCTGAGGTTCAGTTTATTCTGGCAGAATTGGTTAACAAAGGAATTATTGCAGGAAATCAGCAGACCTATTATGAAACCGGAGTAAAATCTATTATTGAACAGTGGGGAGCAACAGTTCCAGCCAATTACTTCAGCAATGCAAACGTAGCTTACGACGGTTCTTTACAAAAGCTAATGCTTCAGAAATATATTTCCCTGTTTTTTGTAGACCATCAGCAATGGTACGAATACAGACGTACAAAACTGCCGGTACTTCCTAACAACGGAGGACTTCAGAACGGAGGGCAGATGCCTGTAAGATTTAT is a genomic window containing:
- a CDS encoding glycerophosphodiester phosphodiesterase family protein, producing the protein MKNFILGLAVLSTVMMKAQTQIIAHRGYFQTQPSTTENSLQSLENAQKLKIYGSEFDVRMTKDGVLVINHDEHHGKMEISEATFKELEALKLSNGEKFPTLKDYLKQGKKDKALKLIVEIKPAKTPEIENEITQKTIKMIRDMKLESQSEFISFSLNICKEIKKLAPSFKVQYLNGELSPEQIKKEGLDGMDYHYSVFQKNPTWIVEAKALGLITNSWTVNDVAVYDELKKQGIGFVTTNIPDQLKNK
- a CDS encoding SusC/RagA family TonB-linked outer membrane protein, whose product is MRKETQKLLVLSLLGFVSVNLAAQQKAKKDTVKGLDEVVVTALGIKRHDRALGYVAEKVDAKTFEETQNNNWAQSMEGKVAGLKIQTAGAGPLGTSRITLRGEKSIMMDHNYALIVVDGVPLGNSTTGSGTAAYGAGSGGDVPIDLGNGLNSINPDDIESVTVLKGASAAALYGSRAANGALMITTKSGKTKNGKLRVTFNSSSSFDSVLKWPDYQYEYGQGTLATNTAGNFYYSYGLSADGPSTGGTSSAFGPKFAGQYYFQYDPNVLGQSKERQLWRPYENNIKGFWQTGSTYSNSISVESSNDKTSFRSSLTYLNNEWMMPNTGFDRFNFALSFAHQLTQKLKISTKFAYNTTSSDNLPATGYNNQSISYFMIFQNPNVDLEWYKPIWKPGQEQVDQIHPFSSFIDNPYMIAYEMLNGVRKKTITGNITADYQFNKNFSVMLRSGIEILNEKRTTKRPWSSANYLKGFYREQFIKNQEYNNDLLFSYKADWNKFSISASAGGSIRYNEYLMTDYQAIGLKTAGEYSLTNALSIPVKYPAPRDKHVDSVYGLLTLGYDNKIFVDVTGRNDWSSTLPKQNRSFFYPSVSTSFILSDIFNLKSNNLNLWKLRASWAKVGIDSDPYLLDNYYTASNITGSVVAPTTFNNPSLKPEKNTNIEAGMDFSLFKNRLNINLTAYQNMSENQIIPVSLPSESGYSKRVINAGKIRNRGLELSADILAVKGESFSWKVGGNWSTNENRVMTLPEGFDGIVSNVGDVVFYKMEVGGSLGDMYGFKLLRTPDGKVIYGDNGLPGRPADIEKVGNAFPKWRAGLQNDFKIKNFTISFSFDGQYGGIAYSQSHHKMSEQGKLKSTLPGRDNPGGMIVGDGVVQNPDGSFSPNIKGVLVSSYYGDYYRRANVETNSFSTDFIKLRDARIAYSFPKETIKSLGLDDLTLAIFGKNLWMWTKFPLFDPEVATLDNATITPGVEMGQLPTARTVGFQLNLKF
- a CDS encoding SusD/RagB family nutrient-binding outer membrane lipoprotein; translation: MKKIIINLTLAVSVFMLQSCDRTFEEINTDTSKIKDPSVGSLLAPIQYEMGSYGYNRADDFTFDIMQIALDFPNEGNTYSRYYMDEKSGNGYWNTSYKWLKQVSDLRKYAEKEQNNNYLAISMVLNAWIASNLTDAFGDVPLSEAVKIEENILRPKYDKQKDIYIQLLNDLKTANSLFNTNQALAETDLFYNANTNSQTGILGWKKFCNSLSLRLLTRILSRNGEVNVHERIQEIINNPAQYPVFQNNTDSAVLPLSGVSPYLPPIARPQDFTAYRSAGEFFVNAMKDNNDPRLSMFFTKAKATTGEDLGYKGAPSGYALGTAFNYQPSNLNQNLAKTPLKILIMTYSEVQFILAELVNKGIIAGNQQTYYETGVKSIIEQWGATVPANYFSNANVAYDGSLQKLMLQKYISLFFVDHQQWYEYRRTKLPVLPNNGGLQNGGQMPVRFMYPTTTKVMNTDNYNAAVQSMGGDNINVKMWWNK